A window of the Streptomyces luomodiensis genome harbors these coding sequences:
- a CDS encoding PAS domain-containing protein translates to MAEDHGMDLGASGPPSDSPAADAWRRQAITWRNRVMLLLDRLPLPVALCDAEGVILLANPAMAAEWGMLSGQMRGRNALDFFHPRRTTRLHPIGEAVRLRRRSRYPVEVTWSTAAGTERYGEMDVDPVSDTPDAPPALLLLLRVLGERAQTPAESVAEDPRASEVEARILALAAGGVTTARVAKTVGLTVDGVNYHLARLSRRWGVRGKAALVARAYVLGVLDAEAWPPAVAHRSGPD, encoded by the coding sequence ATGGCGGAGGACCACGGCATGGACCTGGGAGCGAGCGGACCGCCGAGCGACTCCCCGGCGGCGGACGCCTGGCGCCGGCAGGCGATCACCTGGCGCAACCGGGTCATGCTGCTGCTCGACCGGCTGCCGCTGCCGGTCGCCCTCTGCGACGCGGAGGGCGTCATCCTGCTGGCGAACCCGGCGATGGCCGCCGAGTGGGGCATGCTGTCGGGGCAGATGCGCGGGCGCAATGCCCTGGACTTCTTCCACCCACGCCGGACGACCCGGCTCCATCCGATCGGGGAAGCCGTCCGGCTGCGCCGCAGGTCCCGCTATCCGGTCGAAGTGACCTGGTCCACCGCGGCCGGCACCGAGCGGTACGGCGAGATGGACGTCGACCCGGTCAGTGACACCCCGGATGCCCCACCGGCCCTGCTGTTGCTGCTGCGGGTGCTGGGCGAACGGGCGCAGACCCCCGCTGAAAGCGTGGCCGAGGACCCGCGGGCGAGCGAGGTCGAGGCGCGGATCCTCGCCCTGGCGGCGGGCGGCGTCACGACCGCGCGGGTGGCCAAGACGGTCGGCCTGACCGTGGACGGGGTCAACTACCACCTGGCGCGACTGTCCCGGCGCTGGGGTGTGCGGGGCAAGGCGGCGCTGGTGGCCCGCGCCTATGTCCTGGGCGTGCTCGATGCCGAGGCATGGCCACCGGCCGTAGCACACCGATCAGGGCCGGACTGA
- a CDS encoding substrate-binding domain-containing protein — MPLAAERQERILAAVRKHGMVRLSDLVTQLGVTAVTVRRDVTLLADRGLVQRVHGGIALPHRAQTQPAREGVPGAYGPMATRALVGMVVPSVEYYWPPVIQGAHAAVAAAEGRLVMRASRWDDPAEDRRQINALLERGAQALLIAPTTTGDTATELLRWIGSLTVPVILVERRPPQELLTLALDAAMTAHALGAGLAVRHFVTLGHSRIALITTRQSPTSTALRTGWHDAVDTLGLPSHEGLDIEVPSYGAPGWAKAYTGVLRRSRDLGVRALLVHSDREAIGLIERARDQDISVPGDLAIVTYDDEIGAASDPPLTAVRPQKHRIGRIAAELALAKLADVGEEWPVHRVELWPTVVVRESCGTVPRPEAP; from the coding sequence ATGCCTTTGGCGGCCGAACGCCAGGAGAGGATTCTCGCCGCGGTCCGCAAGCACGGCATGGTGCGGCTGTCGGACCTGGTGACCCAGCTGGGCGTCACGGCGGTCACTGTGCGCAGGGACGTGACGCTGCTGGCCGACCGGGGTCTGGTGCAGCGGGTGCACGGGGGTATCGCGCTGCCGCACCGGGCACAGACCCAGCCGGCGCGGGAGGGCGTGCCCGGGGCCTACGGTCCGATGGCGACGCGCGCCTTGGTGGGCATGGTGGTGCCCTCGGTGGAGTACTACTGGCCCCCGGTCATCCAGGGGGCCCACGCCGCCGTGGCCGCGGCCGAGGGCCGGCTCGTCATGCGCGCCTCGCGCTGGGACGACCCGGCCGAGGACCGGCGGCAGATCAACGCCCTCCTGGAGCGGGGAGCGCAGGCGCTGCTCATCGCCCCGACCACGACCGGCGACACGGCCACGGAGCTGCTGCGCTGGATCGGATCGCTCACCGTGCCGGTGATCCTCGTCGAGCGCCGGCCCCCTCAGGAGCTGCTCACCCTCGCACTGGACGCCGCCATGACCGCCCACGCGCTCGGCGCCGGCCTGGCGGTGCGCCATTTCGTCACCCTGGGGCACAGCCGCATCGCGCTGATCACCACCCGTCAGAGCCCCACGAGCACGGCGCTGCGCACCGGCTGGCACGACGCGGTGGACACGCTGGGGCTTCCCTCGCACGAGGGCCTCGACATCGAGGTGCCGTCCTACGGGGCGCCGGGATGGGCGAAGGCGTACACCGGTGTGCTGAGGCGCAGCCGCGACCTCGGGGTACGGGCGTTGCTGGTGCACTCGGACCGCGAGGCCATCGGCCTGATCGAGCGCGCCCGCGACCAGGACATCAGCGTGCCGGGCGATCTGGCCATCGTGACCTACGACGACGAGATCGGGGCGGCCTCCGATCCGCCGCTGACCGCCGTGCGCCCCCAGAAGCACCGCATCGGCAGGATCGCCGCCGAACTCGCGCTGGCCAAGCTCGCCGATGTCGGTGAGGAGTGGCCCGTCCACCGCGTCGAGCTCTGGCCGACCGTGGTGGTGCGGGAGTCCTGCGGCACCGTGCCGAGGCCGGAGGCGCCGTAG